One genomic window of Conger conger chromosome 9, fConCon1.1, whole genome shotgun sequence includes the following:
- the LOC133137617 gene encoding obscurin-like, whose product MRSSVQTWTSLGSSPGDWSSVLSTCVSAGGAGPRHGPTRERELTSDSPEVITTEELPTCSPWLTQDIGISSTPEHDLGSMSMPSVSTVPVRKWYQIDFSPTAFCKRVFQSVYSEPATRSDSSAQQTDISGREDMTPEIKSYVSNSTMEESDITGPPSIHKPIADLRVQRGETAAFDAHITGFPAPQVSWFQDGKQLSASERLKLTDNSPHFSLTLFNTGSVDNGVYTCTARNAGGEVSCSAKLTVERGLGKRAEYIAGMNVKRRSLQSLYEIHEEIGRGSFGIVKCVTSRDSGESHAAKFLPLRKGTRRRAFEERDLLAQITHPRVACLLDSFSSRKTLVLLTELCSGHDLLNYLLSKATVKEREVGLYIQQVLEGIEHIHSLNILHLDLNPTNILMTLEKEEVKICDFGFSQKIDPLRYQYSKFGTPEFVAPEIVCQAPVTKATDIWSLGVLSYLCLTCRCPFSGESHRATLLSVREGKVSWDTPDVTSRSCAAQDFLRRVLQPEPDLRPTAAECLMHEWFQGLHPDQEFSDISTKNLTFFISRSKLQQSHICYGSAMVRQTMADLVAPPPQDASLIGAPTEQNPDSSSLSSGSSSEYDEIDDWATPLFISHEGREKKHLDTENVEPEPPERRIALVVPSKDRHTEEEVTWRQDNQRGALTLEWRTSQLTQGDSTSSLGMEDEGSSGGRVPRESLIKSTFYSSSEELSPLSARRMLLRQKKRTKRMERSRVRLRSAFSSRLGEPLLEHMEDSAEEDEGGSQRRGSSQYPVTLTKSCSFDSGPIACFNTQRQRRSRSLDEYSRKAQSTSELRESGEDDDGMDAFSSQEVLGQDKKYTDTVHSTFSESMAQSPDIVTEPQQVLELKEPTLEKGKDCSSEFATDELVEAEVPPPKSDDSSKTVVLECTASDDLFSEDITKLTASAFSPERVDGAVNIELWEDHQDTSRIQSETKDHSNLEPIFVESTTLISVVQDVTELLDSNYGLDLLERPRSMDISFKALETLDLEDRAHFPMIHKVRSHEVISKPSDLALLVPEPIERAHSVICSMTASAALEDACGFKSHSTKELGTVEIPAEISMKRADSFQEHFIYAPQEEELCANFPEAEVKRSCSEEDYDKVDSAEEVYPGLLEDIESGHVSSKSSVTNLSDREEACGGAGARPGIIVSSDEDLEEAMFESSSEKVSSYLSLETYRDNESDPVLKNRLEEIHTYEDHSQMTTEKSGWSDSGIPLEKGEFLARSGSLKVLNRSSIDIEEELQRYPSTPSLEIKTLPGKSGRIMGFFRQHSWTCQSSSPVERVVKRQASEGDSSDSLQRQHEQLKNPDQSITKRMKASVSSFSKAVLGRQTSKEDKKDIEAVQAMGLGLKSSPPFSHGKSPEAPGGSPKRSPGSLFSFKFPGFKRSKGPAFLQELADQAVSLGQEVTLWCRISGHPSPEIQWYKEARRLKTNDQIRLAVMDREYLSLTIYSAKEEDLGSYRCVASNATGQASTSCTLIVSELPTYPTGLQVFHLHGDGVLLVWKPVESITELSYCIEYSRDGREWRLLAEGLVDSYFTACSLAKRAQYEFRVACLNRAGRGSFSEPSVPISIRAEQQELLAPLIYTESTESLGLTGQAQFTLSTRHQTYSFLSEINRGRFSVVKQCREDQSGQLLAGKITPFKPQWRQWALKEYQLLRRLNHAHLVQLHVAFITPCYLVLIMELCQGQDLFHHLAARDLYGEMHVQTFLQQILSVANYMHRRRVAHLDLKSSNILVTEQSVLKVVDLGSAHVFTPGQPILTERLLEIADSKVTTDIPKAPEVLEGQGVGPETDIWAIGVLAFIMLSADEPFERERNMKKSKVQFGRCYSGMSEGALNFMKKALNTKPQSRPSATECLQMPWIQGARPPSKHRDAVVCFTTDKLRSYLQEREPQRQHSHTELDAYLFQ is encoded by the exons ATGAGGTCCTCTGTGCAGACGTGGACCTCATTGGGATCCTCACCAGGAGACTGGTCCTCTGTGCTGTCaacctgtgtgtctgcaggaggTGCAGGGCCCAGACACGGGCCGACCAGGGAGAGGGAGCTGACCTCCGACAGCCCTGAGGTCATCACAACAGAGGAGTTGCCCACCTGTAGCCCATGGCTCACACAGGATATAGGCATCTCCAGCACACCAGAGCATG ATCTGGGCTCAATGAGCATGCCCAGTGTGTCGACTGTCCCAGTCAGGAAGTGGTACCAGATTGACTTCAGCCCCACTGCCTTCTGCAAGAGGGTTTTCCAGTCTGTGTACTCGGAGCCAGCGACTCg ATCTGACTCAAGTGCACAGCAAACAGATATCAGTGGCAGAGAGGACATGACCCCTGAAATTAAAAGTTATGTTTCCAACAGCACCATGGAGGAATCTGACATCACCG gccctccctccatccataaGCCCATAGCGGACCTGAGGGTGCAGAGAGGGGAGACGGCTGCCTTTGATGCACACATCACAGGGTTCCCTGCTCCTCAGGTCTCCTGGTTCCAG GACGGGAAGCAATTGTCAGCCAGCGAGCGTCTGAAGCTGACAGACAATAGTCCGCACTTCTCCCTCACCCTTTTCAACACTGGAAGCGTTGACAATGGCGTCTACACGTGTACTGCCAGGAATGCAGGCGGGGAGGTCTCCTGCAGTGCCAAGCTCACTGTCGAGAGAG GCTTGGGGAAGAGGGCGGAGTACATTGCAGGGATGAACGTGAAGAGGAGGAGCCTGCAGTCACTGTATGAGATCCATGAGGAAATAGGCAG GGGCTCATTTGGAATTGTGAAGTGCGTGACAAGTCGAGACAGCGGCGAAAGCCACGCGGCCAAGTTCCTTCCCCTGCGGAAAGGCACCCGGAGAAGAGCCTTTGAAGAGAGGGACCTGCTCGCTCAAATCACCCACCCCAGAGTGGCCTGTCTGCTGGACAGCTTCAGTTCCCGGAAGACTCTGGTGCTACTCACCGAGCT CTGCTCTGGCCATGACCTGCTCAACTATTTATTATCCAAGGCCAccgtgaaagagagagag GTGGGGTTGTATATTCAGCAGGTCTTAGAGGGCATTGAGCATATTCACAGCCTGAACATTCTCCATCTGGATCTTAAT CCTACTAATATCCTCATGACACTGGAGAAAGAGGAAGTGAAGATCTGTGATTTTGGGTTCTCCCAGAAGATAGATCCTCTAAGATACCAATACAGTAAATTTGGAACTCCAGAGTTTGTGGCCCCGGAAATTGTGTGCCAGGCTCCAGTTACAAAGGCAACAGATATCTG GTCTCTTGGTGTTTTGTCATATCTATG TCTGACCTGCCGCTGCCCATTCTCTGGAGAGAGTCACCGTGCTACCCTCCTTAGTGTGCGTGAAGGAAAAGTTTCCTGGGACACCCCTGATGTCACATCCAGGAGCTGCGCCGCCCAGGACTTCCTGCGCAGGGTGTTACAGCCGGAGCCTGA TTTGCGGCCAACTGCTGCTGAATGCTTGATGCATGAATGGTTTCAG ggGCTACATCCAGATCAGGAATTTTCTGATATCAGTACAAAGAacctgacattttttatttcaagaaGCAAACTACAG CAATCTCATATCTGCTATGGTTCAGCAATGGTGCGGCAAACGATGGCAGACCTAGTGGCACCCCCACCCCAAGACGCCTCACTGATTGGCGCCCCAACCGAACAGAACCCCGACAGCTCCTCCCTCAGCAGTGGGTCCTCCTCCGAATATGATGAAATAGATGATTGGGCCACACCCCTATTCATCTCGCATGAGGGTAGAGAGAAGAAGCATCTGGATACTGAAAACGTGGAACCAGAGCCACCCGAAAGAAGAATCGCTTTAGTGGTACCCAGCaaggacagacacactgaagaAGAGGTGACATGGAGACAAGACAACCAGAGGGGGGCACTCACACTGGAGTGGCGCACTAGTCAGCTGACACAAGGGGACAGCACCTCATCGCTGGGCATGGAGGACGAGGGCTCCAGTGGGGGGCGGGTCCCTAGAGAGAGTCTGATCAAGAGCACCTTCTATAGCAGCTCTGAGGAGCTCTCTCCACTGTCCGCACGCCGGATGTTGCTGCGTCAGAAGAAGCGTACTAAGAGAATGGAGCGCAGCCGAGTGCGCCTGAGGTCCGCTTTCTCCAGTAGACTCGGCGAGCCTCTTCTCGAGCACATGGAGGACAGTGCAGAGGAGGACGAAGGCGGGAGCCAGAGACGGGGTTCATCCCAGTATCCTGTAACTCTGACCAAATCCTGCTCCTTTGACAGCGGCCCAATTGCCTGTTTTAATACACAAaggcagaggaggagcaggTCCCTGGATGAGTATTCAAGAAAGGCCCAGTCCACATCTGAGCTAAGGGAGTCAGGGGAAGACGATGATGGAATGGATGCCTTTAGCTCTCAAGAGGTTTTGGGACAGGACaaaaaatacacagacacagttcaCAGTACCTTCTCTgagagcatggcacagtcacctGATATTGTAACAGAACCTCAGCAGGTGCTTGAGCTAAAAGAGCCAACCTTAGAAAAAGGCAAAGACTGCTCCTCTGAGTTTGCTACTGATGAGCTTGTTGAGGCAGAAGTGCCTCCGCCCAAATCAGATGACAGTTCTAAAACTGTTGTGTTAGAGTGTACTGCAAGTGATGATCTCTTCTCGGAAGACATTACAAAATTGACGGCTTCTGCATTTTCTCCAGAGAGGGTTGATGGTGCTGTAAATATTGAATTATGGGAAGACCATCAGGATACAAGCCGCATCCAGTCAGAAACAAAAGATCACTCAAACTTGGAGCCTATATTTGTGGAATCCACAACACTGATTTCTGTTGTGCAGGATGTCACTGAGTTGCTGGATTCAAACTACGGTCTAGACTTGTTAGAGAGACCTAGAAGCATGGATATATCCTTCAAGGCTTTAGAGACATTGGATTTGGAGGATAGAGCTCACTTTCCAATGATTCACAAAGTGAGATCACATGAAGTGATAAGTAAACCAAGTGATTTGGCTTTGCTGGTTCCAGAGCCGATAGAGAGGGCACATAGTGTGATATGTAGCATGACTGCTTCAGCTGCTTTGGAGGATGCGTGTGGCTTTAAATCTCATTCTACCAAGGAGCTGGGCACAGTCGAAATCCCTGCTGAAATTTCAATGAAGCGGGCAGATTCATTCcaagagcactttatttatgctCCTCAAGAGGAAGAGCTTTGTGCAAATTTCCCAGAAGCTGAGGTCAAACGTTCATGTTCAGAAGAGGATTATGACAAGGTGGACTCAGCCGAAGAGGTCTATCCAGGCCTTCTTGAAGATATTGAATCAGGTCATGTTAGCTCAAAGAGTTCTGTCACAAATTTATCTGACAGAGAAGAGGCCTGTGGTGGGGCAGGAGCCCGCCCTGGTATCATAGTGTCTTCTGATGAAGACCTTGAAGAAGCCATGTTTGAGAGTTCTTCTGAAAAAGTATCGTCCTACCTGAGCCTGGAGACCTACAGGGACAATGAATCTGATCCAGTGCTCAAGAACCGTCTGGAGGAGATACACACATATGAGGACCACAGCCAGATGACAACTGAAAAATCAGGATGGTCCGATAGTGGAATCCCACTGGAGAAAGGTGAGTTCCTAGCTAGATCTGGTTCATTAAAAGTCCTTAACAGAAGCAGCATAGACATTGAGGAAGAGCTCCAGAGATACCCATCGACACCATCACTTGAGATAAAAACACTCCCTGGAAAATCTGGGAGAATTATGGGATTTTTCCGCCAGCACTCATGGACATGCCAGTCGTCCTCACCAGTGGAGAGGGTAGTCAAAAGACAGGCATCTGAAGGGGATTCCAGCGATTCACTGCAGCGACAACATGAACAGCTAAAGAATCCAGACCAGTCCATCACCAAGAGGATGAAGGCATCTGTCTCCAGCTTCTCCAAGGCTGTGTTGGGCAGGCAGACCAGTAAAGAGGACAAGAAAGATATTGAGGCTGTTCAAGCCATGG GTCTTGGGTTGAAGAGTTCCCCACCTTTTTCCCATGGTAAATCACCTGAGGCACCTGGAGGCTCACCCAAAAGATCACCTGGATCACTATTCTCCTTCAAATTTCCAGGGTTTAAGAGGAGTAAAG GTCCAGCATTCCTGCAGGAGCTGGCAGACCAAGCGGTATCATTGGGACAAGAGGTTACACTGTGGTGTCGAATCTCTGGACACCCTTCCCCAGAAATACAGTGGTATAAAG AGGCCAGGAGACTGAAGACCAATGACCAGATTAGGCTAGCTGTGATGGACAGGGAGTACCTATCCCTCACTATCTACTCCGCCAAAGAGGAGGACCTGGGGAGTTACCGCTGCGTGGCCAGCAATGCCACGGGGCAGGCATCCACCTCCTGCACCCTCATTGTGTCTG AGCTGCCCACCTACCCAACAGGCCTCCAGGTGTTCCACCTGCACGGGGATGGAGTGCTGTTGGTGTGGAAGCCAGTTGAATCCATCACAGAGCTCAGCTACTGCATTGAATACAGCAGGGATG GTAGGGAGTGGAGACTGTTGGCTGAGGGCCTGGTAGACAGCTACTTCACAGCTTGTAGCCTGGCCAAAAGGGCACAATATGAGTTCAGGGTGGCCTGCCTTAACAGAGCTGGGAGAGGATCTTTCAGTGAGCCCTCTGTCCCCATCTCCATCAGAGCTGAGCAGCAAG aactcCTAGCTCCTCTCATCTACACAGAGTCCACTGAGTCCTTGGGTCTAACAGGGCAGGCTCAGTTCACTTTATCTACCCGACACCAAACCTACAGTTTCCTCTCTGAAATCAACAG GGGCCGCTTCAGTGTGGTAAAGCAGTGCCGGGAAGACCAAAGCGGGCAGCTTTTGGCTGGCAAGATCACACCATTCAAGCCACAGTGGCGCCAGTGGGCCCTGAAGGAATACCAGCTGCTGAGAAGGCTGAATCATGCTCACCTGGTGCAGCTGCACGTCGCCTTCATAACACCCTGCTACCTGGTTCTGATCATGGAGTTGTGCCAAGGCCAGGATCTGTTCCACCATTTAGCAGCGAG AGACCTGTATGGTGAGATGCATGTGCAGACATTCCTGCAGCAGATCCTCAGCGTGGCAAACTACATGCACCGCAGGAGAGTTGCACACCTGGACCTCAAGTCCAGCAACATCCTGGTCACTGAGCAGAGTGTGCTGAAGGTGGTGGACCTGGGCTCAGCACACGTCTTCACCCCGGGCCAGCCCATCCTAACCGAACGGCTGCTGGAAATTGCTGATAGCAAAG TGACAACTGACATTCCCAAAGCTCCTGAAGTTTTGGAGGGACAAGGTGTGGGCCCAGAAACAGACATCTGGGCCATTGGAGTTTTGGCTTTTATAAT GCTAAGTGCTGATGAGCCCTTTGAGAGGGAACGCAATATGAAAAAGAGCAAAGTGCAGTTTGGGAGGTGCTACTCCGGCATGTCTGAAGGAGCACTCAACTTCATGAAGAAGGCACTGAACACCAAGCCACA GTCAAGGCCCTCGGCTACCGAGTGCCTCCAGATGCCATGGATTCAAGGGGCGCGTCCGCCGTCCAAGCATCGGGACGCCGTGGTGTGCTTCACCACGGACAAACTGCGTTCCTACCTGCAGGAACGCGAGCCACAGCGGCAACACTCCCACACCGAATTGGATGCATACCTCTTCCAGTAA
- the guk1a gene encoding guanylate kinase isoform X2, whose protein sequence is MRDDTKEKAMAGPRPVVLSGPSGAGKSTLLKMLMKEYEGVFGFSVSHTTRDPRHGEENGKDYHYVTREQMTEGIASGEFIENAEFSGNMYGTSKASVQDVQAKNLICILDVDIQGVKNIKKTDLNPIYVSIQPPSMEILEKRLRDRQTETEESLQKRLETARLDIELSKEPGIFDLVIINDNLEEAYGKLKDVLVDEIAKVQEANKS, encoded by the exons CGATGGCAGGACCAAGGCCTGTGGTGCTGTCCGGACCATCGGGGGCTGGGAAAAGCACCCTCCTGAAGATGCTCATGAAGGAATACGAGGGCGTCTTCGGCTTCAGCGTGTCGC ATACGACCAGGGACCCCCGACATGGAGAGGAAAATGGCAAAG ATTACCATTATGTGACGAGAGAGCAGATGACTGAGGGGATTGCTAGTGGTGAATTTATCGAGAACGCAGAGTTCTCTGGGAACATGTACGGAACAAG TAAGGCCTCGGTGCAGGACGTCCAGGCTAAGAACCTGATCTGCATCCTGGACGTTGACATACAGGGCGTTAAGAATATCAAGAAgaccgacctcaaccccatctATGTGTCCATCCAGCCACCCTCCATGGAGATCCTG GAAAAGCGTTTGAGGGATAGACAGACTGAAACAGAGGAGAGCCTACAGAAGCGTTTGGAAACGGCACGACTAGACATTGAGCTCA GCAAGGAACCTGGCATATTTGATCTTGTGATCATCAATGACAACTTGGAAGAAGCCTATGGGAAGTTGAAAGACGTTCTTGTTGAT GAAATTGCAAAAGTCCAGGAAGCCAACAAGTCGTAG
- the guk1a gene encoding guanylate kinase isoform X1: MRDDTKEKAMAGPRPVVLSGPSGAGKSTLLKMLMKEYEGVFGFSVSHTTRDPRHGEENGKGLNRLPMLVGAALLPVADVLSSVSSDGLVEDYHYVTREQMTEGIASGEFIENAEFSGNMYGTSKASVQDVQAKNLICILDVDIQGVKNIKKTDLNPIYVSIQPPSMEILEKRLRDRQTETEESLQKRLETARLDIELSKEPGIFDLVIINDNLEEAYGKLKDVLVDEIAKVQEANKS; encoded by the exons CGATGGCAGGACCAAGGCCTGTGGTGCTGTCCGGACCATCGGGGGCTGGGAAAAGCACCCTCCTGAAGATGCTCATGAAGGAATACGAGGGCGTCTTCGGCTTCAGCGTGTCGC ATACGACCAGGGACCCCCGACATGGAGAGGAAAATGGCAAAG GCCTGAATCGCCTCCCTATGCTTGTCGGGGCAGCATTATTGCCTGTAGCAGATGTCCTGTCGTCCGTGTCATCTGACGGTCTAGTAGAAG ATTACCATTATGTGACGAGAGAGCAGATGACTGAGGGGATTGCTAGTGGTGAATTTATCGAGAACGCAGAGTTCTCTGGGAACATGTACGGAACAAG TAAGGCCTCGGTGCAGGACGTCCAGGCTAAGAACCTGATCTGCATCCTGGACGTTGACATACAGGGCGTTAAGAATATCAAGAAgaccgacctcaaccccatctATGTGTCCATCCAGCCACCCTCCATGGAGATCCTG GAAAAGCGTTTGAGGGATAGACAGACTGAAACAGAGGAGAGCCTACAGAAGCGTTTGGAAACGGCACGACTAGACATTGAGCTCA GCAAGGAACCTGGCATATTTGATCTTGTGATCATCAATGACAACTTGGAAGAAGCCTATGGGAAGTTGAAAGACGTTCTTGTTGAT GAAATTGCAAAAGTCCAGGAAGCCAACAAGTCGTAG
- the guk1a gene encoding guanylate kinase isoform X3 — protein sequence MYLRLFSRIFSAMAGPRPVVLSGPSGAGKSTLLKMLMKEYEGVFGFSVSHTTRDPRHGEENGKGLNRLPMLVGAALLPVADVLSSVSSDGLVEDYHYVTREQMTEGIASGEFIENAEFSGNMYGTSKASVQDVQAKNLICILDVDIQGVKNIKKTDLNPIYVSIQPPSMEILEKRLRDRQTETEESLQKRLETARLDIELSKEPGIFDLVIINDNLEEAYGKLKDVLVDEIAKVQEANKS from the exons CGATGGCAGGACCAAGGCCTGTGGTGCTGTCCGGACCATCGGGGGCTGGGAAAAGCACCCTCCTGAAGATGCTCATGAAGGAATACGAGGGCGTCTTCGGCTTCAGCGTGTCGC ATACGACCAGGGACCCCCGACATGGAGAGGAAAATGGCAAAG GCCTGAATCGCCTCCCTATGCTTGTCGGGGCAGCATTATTGCCTGTAGCAGATGTCCTGTCGTCCGTGTCATCTGACGGTCTAGTAGAAG ATTACCATTATGTGACGAGAGAGCAGATGACTGAGGGGATTGCTAGTGGTGAATTTATCGAGAACGCAGAGTTCTCTGGGAACATGTACGGAACAAG TAAGGCCTCGGTGCAGGACGTCCAGGCTAAGAACCTGATCTGCATCCTGGACGTTGACATACAGGGCGTTAAGAATATCAAGAAgaccgacctcaaccccatctATGTGTCCATCCAGCCACCCTCCATGGAGATCCTG GAAAAGCGTTTGAGGGATAGACAGACTGAAACAGAGGAGAGCCTACAGAAGCGTTTGGAAACGGCACGACTAGACATTGAGCTCA GCAAGGAACCTGGCATATTTGATCTTGTGATCATCAATGACAACTTGGAAGAAGCCTATGGGAAGTTGAAAGACGTTCTTGTTGAT GAAATTGCAAAAGTCCAGGAAGCCAACAAGTCGTAG
- the guk1a gene encoding guanylate kinase isoform X5 — protein MYLRLFSRIFSAMAGPRPVVLSGPSGAGKSTLLKMLMKEYEGVFGFSVSHTTRDPRHGEENGKDYHYVTREQMTEGIASGEFIENAEFSGNMYGTSKASVQDVQAKNLICILDVDIQGVKNIKKTDLNPIYVSIQPPSMEILEKRLRDRQTETEESLQKRLETARLDIELSKEPGIFDLVIINDNLEEAYGKLKDVLVDEIAKVQEANKS, from the exons CGATGGCAGGACCAAGGCCTGTGGTGCTGTCCGGACCATCGGGGGCTGGGAAAAGCACCCTCCTGAAGATGCTCATGAAGGAATACGAGGGCGTCTTCGGCTTCAGCGTGTCGC ATACGACCAGGGACCCCCGACATGGAGAGGAAAATGGCAAAG ATTACCATTATGTGACGAGAGAGCAGATGACTGAGGGGATTGCTAGTGGTGAATTTATCGAGAACGCAGAGTTCTCTGGGAACATGTACGGAACAAG TAAGGCCTCGGTGCAGGACGTCCAGGCTAAGAACCTGATCTGCATCCTGGACGTTGACATACAGGGCGTTAAGAATATCAAGAAgaccgacctcaaccccatctATGTGTCCATCCAGCCACCCTCCATGGAGATCCTG GAAAAGCGTTTGAGGGATAGACAGACTGAAACAGAGGAGAGCCTACAGAAGCGTTTGGAAACGGCACGACTAGACATTGAGCTCA GCAAGGAACCTGGCATATTTGATCTTGTGATCATCAATGACAACTTGGAAGAAGCCTATGGGAAGTTGAAAGACGTTCTTGTTGAT GAAATTGCAAAAGTCCAGGAAGCCAACAAGTCGTAG
- the guk1a gene encoding guanylate kinase isoform X4, whose protein sequence is MAGPRPVVLSGPSGAGKSTLLKMLMKEYEGVFGFSVSHTTRDPRHGEENGKGLNRLPMLVGAALLPVADVLSSVSSDGLVEDYHYVTREQMTEGIASGEFIENAEFSGNMYGTSKASVQDVQAKNLICILDVDIQGVKNIKKTDLNPIYVSIQPPSMEILEKRLRDRQTETEESLQKRLETARLDIELSKEPGIFDLVIINDNLEEAYGKLKDVLVDEIAKVQEANKS, encoded by the exons ATGGCAGGACCAAGGCCTGTGGTGCTGTCCGGACCATCGGGGGCTGGGAAAAGCACCCTCCTGAAGATGCTCATGAAGGAATACGAGGGCGTCTTCGGCTTCAGCGTGTCGC ATACGACCAGGGACCCCCGACATGGAGAGGAAAATGGCAAAG GCCTGAATCGCCTCCCTATGCTTGTCGGGGCAGCATTATTGCCTGTAGCAGATGTCCTGTCGTCCGTGTCATCTGACGGTCTAGTAGAAG ATTACCATTATGTGACGAGAGAGCAGATGACTGAGGGGATTGCTAGTGGTGAATTTATCGAGAACGCAGAGTTCTCTGGGAACATGTACGGAACAAG TAAGGCCTCGGTGCAGGACGTCCAGGCTAAGAACCTGATCTGCATCCTGGACGTTGACATACAGGGCGTTAAGAATATCAAGAAgaccgacctcaaccccatctATGTGTCCATCCAGCCACCCTCCATGGAGATCCTG GAAAAGCGTTTGAGGGATAGACAGACTGAAACAGAGGAGAGCCTACAGAAGCGTTTGGAAACGGCACGACTAGACATTGAGCTCA GCAAGGAACCTGGCATATTTGATCTTGTGATCATCAATGACAACTTGGAAGAAGCCTATGGGAAGTTGAAAGACGTTCTTGTTGAT GAAATTGCAAAAGTCCAGGAAGCCAACAAGTCGTAG